In one Catenulispora sp. EB89 genomic region, the following are encoded:
- a CDS encoding SAM-dependent methyltransferase, translating to MEDTDTAPGLGDDGLTPGWAPPPVDAIDTAKAHPARIYDCLLGGKDHFEVDRQAAEVVLKALPGAREMVRENRAFLGRAVRHLAEAGITQFLDIGTGIPGPGNTGDVARSIRPDARVVYVDYDPVVAVHSRALLAGADPELTAIVVADVRDPKSILDSPAVGEVLDFEKPIAVLMVALLHFIKPEEDAHGIVATFRDALPPGSAVVISHGTDGGDPETSAEARKGWDNATSQFTVRDRDDIVALFDGLELALPGVVNVPLWRPEGAVREDWADIWFDGGVGFKR from the coding sequence ATGGAGGACACCGACACCGCACCGGGGTTGGGGGACGACGGCTTGACGCCGGGCTGGGCGCCGCCGCCGGTCGACGCCATCGACACCGCCAAGGCCCACCCCGCGCGCATCTACGACTGCCTGCTCGGCGGCAAGGACCACTTCGAGGTCGACCGCCAGGCCGCCGAGGTCGTTCTCAAAGCCCTGCCAGGGGCGCGCGAGATGGTCCGGGAGAACCGCGCCTTCCTCGGCCGCGCCGTCCGCCACCTCGCCGAAGCCGGCATCACACAGTTCCTCGACATAGGTACCGGCATCCCCGGCCCCGGCAACACCGGCGACGTCGCGCGCTCGATCCGTCCCGACGCCCGCGTGGTGTACGTGGACTACGACCCGGTGGTCGCCGTCCACTCCCGCGCCCTGCTGGCCGGCGCCGACCCCGAGCTGACCGCGATCGTGGTGGCCGACGTGCGCGACCCCAAGTCCATCCTGGACTCCCCGGCCGTGGGCGAGGTCCTGGACTTCGAGAAGCCGATCGCCGTCCTGATGGTCGCCCTCCTGCACTTCATCAAGCCCGAGGAGGACGCGCACGGCATCGTCGCCACGTTCCGCGACGCCCTGCCGCCCGGCAGCGCGGTGGTGATCTCGCACGGCACCGACGGCGGCGACCCCGAGACCTCCGCCGAGGCGCGGAAGGGCTGGGACAACGCGACGTCGCAGTTCACTGTTCGCGACCGGGACGACATCGTCGCGCTCTTCGACGGGCTCGAGTTGGCGTTGCCGGGCGTGGTGAACGTGCCGTTGTGGCGGCCGGAGGGGGCGGTGCGCGAGGACTGGGCCGACATCTGGTTCGACGGGGGCGTGGGGTTCAAGCGGTAG
- a CDS encoding YhjD/YihY/BrkB family envelope integrity protein produces the protein MESESVAVGDSVAGLPASRYARLVERCRRSVVANVWRGGVQMELLRRSMAFATLGLVALVPLLVVVAAIDPSSQQGFGQWVADGMGLPRDTAAPVLRLFSTHHQEARQISVLGFALLAAFGLAFVTDVKLGYERIWDLPSQSWRQAWRRAVWLAVMVGYLAFEVESGVLLSHGALQSAGRIVIFASAALLFFWWGQHFLLGGTVPWGWLLPGAIATVAGLSGLRFFSTLVFTPMIVSSAHDYGMVGVVLVVLSWLIGVGFVIFGGALAGRYYCERLAERRAVREPVACGPFESANDGQQDGSSEEP, from the coding sequence ATGGAAAGCGAATCCGTCGCCGTCGGTGACAGCGTCGCCGGGCTACCCGCGAGCCGGTATGCGCGCCTGGTCGAGCGGTGCCGCCGCAGCGTCGTGGCGAACGTGTGGCGCGGGGGCGTGCAGATGGAGCTGCTTCGACGTTCCATGGCGTTCGCGACGCTGGGCCTGGTCGCGCTGGTGCCGCTGCTCGTCGTGGTGGCGGCGATCGATCCGTCCTCGCAGCAGGGCTTCGGGCAGTGGGTCGCCGACGGGATGGGCCTGCCTCGCGACACGGCCGCGCCGGTGCTGCGACTGTTCTCCACGCATCATCAGGAAGCGCGGCAGATCAGTGTCCTGGGATTCGCCCTGCTGGCGGCGTTCGGGCTGGCGTTCGTGACGGATGTGAAGCTCGGTTACGAGCGGATCTGGGATCTGCCGTCGCAGTCGTGGCGGCAGGCGTGGCGCCGGGCGGTGTGGCTGGCGGTGATGGTCGGCTACCTCGCGTTCGAGGTGGAGAGCGGCGTTCTGCTGAGCCACGGGGCGTTGCAGTCGGCGGGGCGGATCGTCATCTTCGCCTCGGCCGCGCTGCTTTTCTTCTGGTGGGGCCAGCATTTCCTGCTCGGCGGAACGGTCCCGTGGGGGTGGCTGCTTCCGGGCGCCATCGCGACCGTCGCGGGCCTGAGCGGCCTGCGGTTCTTCTCGACGCTGGTGTTCACCCCGATGATCGTCTCCAGCGCGCACGACTACGGCATGGTCGGCGTCGTCCTGGTGGTGCTGTCGTGGCTGATCGGCGTGGGATTCGTCATCTTCGGCGGAGCGCTGGCCGGGCGGTACTACTGCGAGCGCCTGGCCGAGCGGCGCGCCGTTCGGGAGCCGGTGGCGTGCGGACCGTTTGAATCCGCGAACGACGGGCAGCAGGACGGTTCGTCCGAGGAACCGTGA
- a CDS encoding cupin domain-containing protein: MQKVSLEALSRQHLERAAASSTGRSSQTVYGGHERVLRQTLIALRAGSVLAEHESPGEATVLVRRGRIRLVADDASWDGMAGDLLIVPDSRHSLEAVEDAVIVLTVAKVL; this comes from the coding sequence ATGCAGAAGGTCTCGCTCGAAGCTCTCTCCCGCCAGCACCTGGAGCGCGCCGCGGCCTCGTCCACCGGCCGCAGCTCGCAGACGGTCTACGGCGGCCACGAGCGGGTGCTGCGGCAGACGCTCATCGCGCTGCGGGCCGGCAGTGTGCTGGCCGAGCACGAGAGCCCGGGCGAGGCGACGGTGCTGGTGCGGCGGGGGCGGATCCGCCTGGTCGCCGACGACGCGTCGTGGGACGGCATGGCCGGCGACCTGCTCATCGTGCCCGACTCCAGGCACAGCTTGGAGGCGGTCGAGGACGCGGTGATCGTGCTGACGGTGGCCAAGGTGCTGTGA
- a CDS encoding DUF4349 domain-containing protein: protein MNQSAQARRMAAVLAVVVAIGLSAGCGTNADSNSAASSKAAAGPAMGFNGANGAAGGSGGAPGDTAPSAGAAPASGNNSLAKAPVAGRSIVYTATLTVRTKDVAGATANAETLAASNGGFVGGENSQSGTVPDVQGLTQSTVTLRVPSTVFDKVIGQLGNGGTVQDETRNASDVTSQVVDTTTRISAQQASIARITELMKNAANLSDVVSLEGELSRREADLESMQAQLATLNDQVSLSTITVTFLVPQTPAPAPAVAKHQNALQRGLHDGWQAFTGTMKVVLVVGGTLLPFAVLVAVLWWPVRRLVRVATRLRARAAALGAKPGQPTQSAQPAQPAQPAAVTTADGSE, encoded by the coding sequence ATGAATCAGAGCGCTCAAGCACGGCGGATGGCGGCGGTCCTGGCCGTGGTCGTGGCGATCGGCCTCAGTGCCGGGTGCGGCACCAACGCCGACAGCAATTCGGCGGCGTCGTCGAAGGCGGCCGCCGGCCCGGCGATGGGCTTCAACGGCGCGAACGGTGCCGCCGGCGGTAGCGGCGGCGCGCCGGGCGATACGGCCCCAAGCGCCGGAGCAGCGCCCGCCTCGGGAAACAACTCGCTGGCCAAGGCGCCGGTGGCGGGACGCAGCATCGTCTACACGGCCACCCTGACCGTCCGCACGAAGGACGTCGCGGGCGCCACCGCGAACGCCGAGACGCTCGCGGCGAGCAACGGCGGGTTCGTCGGCGGCGAGAACTCCCAGTCGGGGACCGTGCCGGACGTGCAGGGCCTGACGCAGTCCACGGTGACGCTGCGCGTGCCGTCGACGGTGTTCGACAAGGTCATCGGCCAGCTCGGCAACGGCGGAACCGTACAGGACGAGACACGCAACGCCTCCGACGTCACCTCGCAGGTCGTCGACACCACCACCCGCATCTCCGCACAGCAGGCGAGCATCGCGCGGATCACCGAGCTGATGAAGAACGCTGCGAACCTCTCCGACGTGGTCTCGCTCGAAGGCGAGCTGTCGCGGCGCGAGGCCGACCTGGAGTCGATGCAGGCACAGTTGGCCACGCTGAACGACCAGGTGTCGCTGTCCACGATCACCGTCACGTTCCTCGTCCCGCAGACACCGGCGCCGGCCCCGGCGGTGGCGAAGCACCAGAACGCGCTCCAGCGCGGCCTCCACGACGGGTGGCAGGCGTTCACGGGCACGATGAAGGTGGTGCTGGTGGTCGGCGGCACGCTGCTGCCGTTCGCGGTGCTGGTCGCCGTGCTGTGGTGGCCGGTGCGGCGGCTGGTGCGGGTGGCGACGCGGCTGCGTGCGCGGGCAGCGGCGCTGGGGGCGAAGCCGGGGCAACCGACGCAGTCGGCACAGCCAGCGCAACCAGCGCAGCCGGCTGCCGTGACCACTGCGGACGGGTCCGAATAG
- a CDS encoding glucosidase, protein MQAEKARLAAADEGRVPWRAWGPYLAERAWGTVREDYSAGGTAWDYFPHDHARSRAYRWNEDGLAGICDDRQWFCFALAFWNGRDPILKERLFGLAGPEGNHGEDVKEYWWYLDSTPTHSWMRWRYHYPQDTFPYCDLVEENRARGQDSPEYELVDTGVFDEGRYWSVTVDYAKAGPRDMCVLIKAENRGPQEATLHVLPTLWFRNTWAWGLADHGDFPVVRGEGSQLIGDHLFVGRVVLSGDGTPTPLACDNESNARLLWDTPGRSHYPKDGINDHVVHGAETVSPDCSGSKAALHYVLTVPPGECAEIRLRLTAQDPEGPDDTGQTAKPATAHSQPHPASGKHPDLAARPAPDLGSGFDTVLAARQAEADEFFADLTPASCTADEALVLRQAVAGLLWSKQYYHYNTARWLKGDPLYPAEGSREQGRNARWWHLSARDVIAMPDAWEYPWFAAWDLAFHAVALARVDPAFAKQQLELLLEGWYLHSSGQMPAYEWNFDDDNPPVHAWAALQVFHLDGARDFAFLKRVFRKLLMNFTWWVNHADPDGDNVFKGGFLGLDNIGPFDRHYGLPPGTLLQQSDGTAWMAMYSLNMMEMALILARQDSTYHDLVPKFYEHFALIAEAAYRIGLWSEEDGFFYDVLRLPDDGLVPVRVRSVVGLLPLAAATSVPTSSLRSITALANRVRWYQSNRPEYTEHLGDDAGGAGGGHRRLLAMVGPERLRRLLTRMLDEDEFLSGHGLRALSREHHDHPFSLAVGGMRYTLEYEPGESRTVMFGGNSNWRGPVWFPVNYMLIDALDRYHEFFGDSWRTPFPAPDGPPATLRQIANDIAHRLVSLFLKDADGRRPVFGDVKLFQHDPAWHDLIPFYEYFHGETGAGLGASHQTGWTALVVNLILRRQEPRKPPSV, encoded by the coding sequence ATGCAGGCGGAGAAGGCCAGGCTGGCGGCGGCCGACGAAGGACGCGTCCCCTGGCGCGCGTGGGGCCCGTACCTGGCCGAGCGCGCGTGGGGGACGGTGCGGGAGGACTACTCGGCCGGCGGAACGGCGTGGGACTACTTCCCGCACGACCACGCCCGCTCCCGGGCCTACCGCTGGAACGAGGACGGGCTCGCCGGCATCTGCGACGACCGGCAGTGGTTCTGCTTCGCACTGGCGTTCTGGAACGGCCGCGATCCCATCCTGAAGGAACGTCTGTTCGGGCTGGCCGGCCCCGAGGGCAACCACGGCGAGGACGTCAAAGAGTACTGGTGGTACCTGGACTCCACGCCGACGCACTCCTGGATGCGCTGGCGCTACCACTACCCGCAGGACACCTTCCCCTACTGCGACCTGGTGGAGGAGAACCGGGCCCGGGGCCAGGACTCGCCCGAGTACGAACTCGTCGACACCGGCGTGTTCGACGAGGGCCGCTACTGGTCGGTGACCGTCGACTACGCCAAGGCCGGCCCGCGCGACATGTGCGTCCTGATCAAGGCCGAGAACCGCGGGCCGCAGGAGGCGACGCTGCACGTGCTGCCGACGCTGTGGTTCCGCAACACGTGGGCCTGGGGACTCGCCGACCACGGGGACTTCCCGGTCGTCCGGGGCGAGGGGTCCCAGCTGATCGGCGACCACCTGTTCGTGGGCCGCGTCGTGCTGTCCGGGGACGGGACGCCGACCCCGCTGGCGTGCGACAACGAGTCCAACGCCCGATTGCTGTGGGACACCCCCGGCAGGTCGCACTACCCGAAGGACGGCATCAACGACCACGTCGTGCACGGCGCGGAGACGGTCAGTCCCGACTGCAGCGGCAGCAAGGCGGCGCTGCACTACGTGCTGACCGTGCCGCCGGGGGAGTGCGCCGAGATCCGGCTGCGGTTGACCGCGCAGGATCCTGAGGGCCCCGACGACACCGGGCAGACCGCCAAACCCGCGACCGCGCACTCGCAGCCGCACCCCGCCTCGGGCAAGCACCCGGACCTGGCCGCGCGCCCGGCCCCGGACCTGGGCTCCGGCTTCGACACCGTCCTCGCCGCGCGCCAGGCCGAGGCGGACGAGTTCTTCGCCGACCTCACCCCGGCCAGCTGCACCGCCGACGAGGCGCTGGTGCTGCGTCAGGCCGTCGCCGGGCTGCTGTGGTCGAAGCAGTACTACCACTACAACACCGCGCGCTGGCTCAAGGGCGACCCGCTCTACCCGGCCGAGGGCAGCCGCGAGCAGGGCCGGAACGCGCGGTGGTGGCACCTGTCGGCGCGCGACGTCATCGCGATGCCCGACGCGTGGGAGTACCCGTGGTTCGCGGCGTGGGACCTGGCCTTCCACGCCGTGGCGCTGGCGCGCGTCGACCCGGCGTTCGCCAAACAGCAGCTGGAACTGCTGCTGGAGGGCTGGTATCTGCACTCCTCCGGCCAGATGCCGGCCTACGAGTGGAACTTCGACGACGACAACCCGCCGGTCCACGCCTGGGCCGCGCTCCAGGTGTTCCATCTGGACGGCGCGCGCGACTTCGCGTTCCTCAAGCGGGTGTTCCGCAAGCTGCTGATGAACTTCACCTGGTGGGTGAACCACGCCGACCCCGACGGCGACAACGTCTTCAAGGGCGGCTTCCTCGGCCTGGACAACATCGGGCCCTTCGACCGGCACTACGGCCTGCCCCCGGGGACGCTGCTGCAGCAGAGCGACGGCACAGCGTGGATGGCGATGTACTCGCTGAACATGATGGAGATGGCGCTGATCCTGGCCCGGCAGGACAGCACGTACCACGACCTCGTGCCGAAGTTCTACGAGCACTTCGCACTGATCGCCGAGGCCGCGTACCGCATCGGGCTGTGGTCGGAGGAGGACGGCTTCTTCTACGACGTGCTCCGACTCCCCGACGACGGCCTCGTCCCGGTCCGCGTCCGCTCGGTGGTGGGCCTGCTGCCGCTGGCCGCGGCGACCTCCGTCCCGACCTCGAGCCTGCGCTCGATCACCGCCCTGGCGAACCGCGTCCGCTGGTACCAGTCGAACCGGCCGGAGTACACCGAGCACCTCGGCGACGACGCGGGCGGCGCCGGCGGCGGGCACCGGCGGCTGCTGGCGATGGTCGGCCCCGAACGCCTGCGCCGCCTGCTCACCCGGATGCTCGACGAGGACGAGTTCCTGTCCGGCCACGGCCTGCGCGCCCTGTCCCGCGAGCACCACGACCACCCCTTCTCACTGGCCGTCGGCGGCATGCGCTACACACTGGAGTACGAGCCCGGCGAATCCCGCACGGTGATGTTCGGCGGCAACTCCAACTGGCGCGGCCCGGTGTGGTTCCCGGTGAACTACATGCTCATCGACGCCCTCGACCGCTACCACGAGTTCTTCGGCGACAGCTGGCGCACGCCCTTCCCAGCCCCGGACGGCCCCCCGGCCACGCTCCGCCAGATCGCCAACGACATCGCGCACCGCCTGGTGTCGCTGTTCCTGAAGGACGCCGACGGCCGCCGCCCGGTGTTCGGCGACGTGAAGCTGTTCCAACACGACCCGGCGTGGCACGACCTGATCCCGTTCTACGAGTACTTCCACGGGGAGACCGGCGCCGGGCTCGGGGCATCGCACCAGACGGGCTGGACGGCGCTGGTGGTGAATCTGATCCTGCGGCGGCAGGAACCGCGCAAGCCCCCTTCGGTGTAG
- a CDS encoding TetR/AcrR family transcriptional regulator: MATEKTDLRREAGQRTRDGLMSAALELLADRGQEGVTLREITDKAGANVAAVSYHFGSLRALCDSAIEHALESYLDEQIRAISALGPASTIDELAEAFALPMVRAIAAGGRDRDVMRTVARVAIDPPESWERLTAKFELSRRDAMRVLEANLPGVSGEDLVFRIRCAAGILNWLALAPIGAELATQPVEEIARKLLPVVAGAFHGYSSMS, translated from the coding sequence ATGGCGACAGAGAAGACCGACCTGCGCCGGGAAGCCGGCCAGCGTACCCGCGACGGTCTGATGTCCGCCGCTCTGGAACTGCTCGCCGACCGGGGCCAGGAAGGTGTCACGCTACGCGAGATCACTGACAAGGCCGGTGCGAACGTGGCGGCCGTGAGCTATCACTTCGGTTCCCTCAGGGCGTTGTGCGATTCAGCGATCGAACACGCCCTGGAGAGCTACCTGGACGAGCAGATCCGCGCGATCAGCGCCCTCGGCCCCGCCTCCACGATCGACGAGCTGGCTGAGGCGTTCGCGCTGCCGATGGTGCGGGCGATCGCGGCGGGTGGCCGCGACCGGGACGTGATGCGGACCGTGGCGCGCGTGGCCATCGATCCGCCGGAGAGCTGGGAGCGGCTCACCGCCAAGTTCGAGCTCTCGCGGCGGGACGCCATGCGGGTGCTGGAGGCGAACCTGCCCGGCGTCAGCGGCGAGGACCTGGTGTTCCGGATCCGCTGTGCGGCGGGCATCCTGAACTGGCTGGCGCTGGCGCCGATCGGTGCCGAGCTGGCGACGCAGCCTGTTGAGGAGATCGCGCGGAAGCTGCTTCCGGTGGTGGCCGGCGCTTTCCACGGGTATTCGTCAATGTCCTGA